Genomic DNA from Caldicellulosiruptor hydrothermalis 108:
CTGGGCTTTCCAATACCCAATTGCAAGATCAGTTTTCTCTTCGGTAAAGAAAATATCTCTGTTTTCAACAAACCATAGAGGCTTATATATAGAAAGACATGGGAGTGAGCTTCCAGTTGCGAAGATGTTTATTTTTCGGTCAATTAATTCAACAATAAAGCTTCCAGTTGTTTCACTTGAGATAATGCTTTTTGAATGCATGCAAATGTTTTTCATAGATCCATACAAGAAATTTTTGCTATTTAAATTATAATGGTATCGCAATATGCTTTTGAAATCTTCTATAGTTAACTTTCCCTTTTTTTCTTCCAGCATTTTTTGGGTAAGCTGCTGTCTAAAATTACCACATGCAAATTTAGTTATAAGTGGGTTTTCAAACTCTTTTTTAAAATCAATGATTTCTCGTTTTATCATCTTGCTTTTCATATCATAATCGTTTCTTATGCTCAACGCATTTGAAATGCTTCTTACATCTTTAACTTTTTGCAAAGCCCAATAGACACCTGCTGTTTCTAATACCCATGCATTTTCAAAGTCAGCAATTAAAAATGAGTTGTGGTATTTTAGATTCTTTGTATATCCGCATTTTCCACCTTGTCCATATCTTTCAATAAAGTAAATAATATTGTCAACTGCTTCTTTTGCTGTCTTGCTTCGCTCAAGTGCAAGTCGCAGAATATCCATCCCAAGAAGTGCTG
This window encodes:
- a CDS encoding C69 family dipeptidase, whose translation is MCDTIVALKNSTLNNCVLFGKNSDREKNEPHIVIRVPRKEHKKGEKVKCTYIEVEQAEVTYDCFLFKPSWIWGAEMGVNEFGVVIGNEAVFTNQRQGPPALLGMDILRLALERSKTAKEAVDNIIYFIERYGQGGKCGYTKNLKYHNSFLIADFENAWVLETAGVYWALQKVKDVRSISNALSIRNDYDMKSKMIKREIIDFKKEFENPLITKFACGNFRQQLTQKMLEEKKGKLTIEDFKSILRYHYNLNSKNFLYGSMKNICMHSKSIISSETTGSFIVELIDRKINIFATGSSLPCLSIYKPLWFVENRDIFFTEEKTDLAIGYWKAQRKIIENVEKGKVDRDTYLKNRDEREKELFKLARNVKNDLEKENIIKMAWQFE